From one Dermacentor variabilis isolate Ectoservices chromosome 3, ASM5094787v1, whole genome shotgun sequence genomic stretch:
- the LOC142576028 gene encoding uncharacterized protein LOC142576028, with protein MNSALLFAATCLLLLASRRVVVCEELPADVAEKAKKYFQCLDGSDDAKLKRVQQAYGKCKDVAMEDMKNCFAKHMGLSDKEAECGFKLSDQ; from the exons ATGAACTCGGCCCTTCTTTTCGCGGCCACCTGCCTACTCCTGCTGGCCTCCAGGAGAGTCGTAGTCTGCGAGGAGCTCCCCGCGGATG TTGCCGAAAAGGCGAAGAAGTACTTCCAGTGCCTGGATGGATCCGATGATGCGAAGCTGAAGCGTGTGCAGCAG GCGTATGGTAAATGCAAGGACGTGGCCATGGAAGATATG AAAAATTGCTTCGCTAAGCACATG GGGCTCAGCGACAAGGAAGCG GAATGCGGGTTTAAGCTCTCCGACCAGTGA